The Anguilla rostrata isolate EN2019 chromosome 18, ASM1855537v3, whole genome shotgun sequence genome has a window encoding:
- the galm gene encoding aldose 1-epimerase has translation MTEVSKEEFGVIPGQGSVEKWKLKSQSVTIEIISLGCIITSLKTQDKNGEMDDIVLGFDSLEGYLTNPRYFGAVVGRVANRIAKGKFTIDGKEYQLAINNGPNSLHGGLKGFDKAIWTSEATADGVRLSLTSRDGEEGYPGELSATVTYSLQGDTLTVQYHASSSQATPINLTNHSYFNLAGHGTPDIYDHLVSITADAYLPVDDTMIPTGEIRAVDGSPFDLRKPVLIGPRLKEVPGPGFDHNFCLSSPGEPPEERPCARVHHPKSGRVLEVSTTQPGVQFYTANFLDGSLRGKGGATYPKHSAFCLETQNWPNAVNQPEFPNTLLRPGETYSHTTRFSFTTA, from the exons ATGACAGAGGTATCAAAGGAAGAGTTTGGGGTGATACCCGGGCAAGGAAGTGTGGAGAAATGGAAGTTAAAATCACAAAGTGTTACTATAGAAATTATATCACTTGGTTGCATTATAACATCGTTGAAGACCCAAGACAAGAATGGAGAAATGGATGACATCGTCCTGGGATTTGACAGCCTCGAAG GCTATCTGACAAATCCCCGATACTTCGGAGCTGTCGTTGGACGGGTGGCCAATAGGATCGCCAAGGGGAAGTTCACGATCGATGGGAAGGAATATCAGTTGGCCATCAATAACGGGCCAAATTCCCTCCACGGGGGGCTGAAAGGCTTTGACAAG GCCATCTGGACGAGTGAAGCCACAGCCGACGGTGTGAGGCTGTCGCTGACCAGCCGGGACGGGGAGGAGGGCTACCCTGGGGAGCTGAGTGCCACCGTCACCTACAGCCTGCAGGGAGACACCCTCACCGTCCAATACCACGCCTCCTCCAGCCAGGCCACGCCCATTAACCTCACCAACCACTCCTACTTCAACTTGGCTGGACAT GGGACCCCAGACATATACGACCATCTGGTGTCAATCACAGCTGATGCCTACCTGCCTGTGGACGACACTATGATTCCCACAG GGGAAATCAGGGCTGTAGATGGCTCACCCTTTGACCTCCGAAAGCCTGTGCTGATTGGTCCACGTTTAAAGGAAGTCCCAGGACCAGGTTTTGACCATAACTTCTGCCTGTCATCTCCTGGGGAGCCCCCGGAGGAGCGACCATGTGCCAG GGTGCACCACCCAAAGAGTGGGCGGGTTTTGGAAGTGAGCACAACCCAGCCGGGCGTGCAGTTCTACACCGCAAACTTCCTCGATGGCAGCCTGCGGGGCAAGGGCGGGGCCACCTACCCCAAACACAGCGCCTTTTGCCTGGAGACCCAGAACTGGCCCAACGCCGTCAACCAG CCCGAGTTCCCCAACACCCTGCTGAGGCCAGGAGAGACCTACAGCCACACCACACGCTTCAGCTTCACCACTGCCTGA